One genomic window of alpha proteobacterium U9-1i includes the following:
- a CDS encoding endonuclease — protein sequence MIDSKRRTMRKILATAAAVLLALVPSAQPAFAWGASGHSIVAEIAQRRLTPRAADRVADLLGRGVSLASIASWADDVRDQRPYGYNWHFVSIPNAEAAFDPARDCRTQSGGDCVLGELARLQHELRCSTNPTIRMEALRYIVHFIGDMHQPLHTFGEARGGNDIPVSVDIRATVCRNGCPVQQSNLHSVWDTLLIERTVYAWGAYVERLEGGWLRTADAERIRGGDPVAWAEQSHAAAQRIVAMVPADGAIGEAYYGDTLLTLDSQLGAGGIHLAEYLNETFAQGCDGQRSFGWLPWR from the coding sequence ATGATCGATTCCAAAAGGCGCACGATGCGAAAGATCTTGGCGACTGCAGCGGCGGTCCTGCTTGCACTCGTTCCATCCGCGCAACCAGCGTTTGCCTGGGGCGCGAGCGGGCACTCCATCGTCGCCGAGATCGCACAGCGCCGCCTCACGCCCCGCGCGGCCGATCGCGTCGCGGACCTACTCGGCCGCGGCGTGTCACTCGCCTCCATCGCTTCGTGGGCCGACGACGTGCGTGACCAGCGCCCCTACGGCTACAATTGGCACTTCGTCAGCATTCCCAACGCGGAAGCCGCCTTCGATCCCGCCCGCGATTGCCGCACCCAATCCGGCGGCGATTGCGTTTTGGGCGAATTGGCGCGGCTGCAGCACGAATTGCGCTGCTCCACCAACCCAACCATTCGCATGGAAGCGTTACGCTACATCGTGCATTTCATCGGCGACATGCATCAGCCGCTGCACACGTTCGGTGAAGCGCGCGGCGGCAACGACATCCCGGTCAGCGTCGATATTCGCGCCACCGTCTGCCGCAACGGCTGCCCGGTGCAACAAAGCAATCTGCACTCGGTGTGGGATACGCTCCTGATCGAGCGCACTGTGTATGCCTGGGGCGCCTATGTGGAGCGCCTCGAAGGCGGCTGGCTGCGCACAGCTGACGCCGAACGCATTCGCGGCGGCGATCCCGTTGCCTGGGCGGAACAAAGTCACGCCGCCGCTCAGCGCATCGTCGCCATGGTTCCGGCCGACGGCGCAATTGGCGAAGCCTATTATGGAGACACGCTGTTGACGCTCGACAGCCAGCTCGGCGCCGGCGGCATTCACCTCGCCGAGTACCTCAACGAAACCTTCGCGCAAGGCTGCGACGGACAACGGTCTTTCGGTTGGCTGCCCTGGCGCTAA
- a CDS encoding 3-hydroxy-3isohexenylglutaryl-CoA:acetate lyase, with translation MKTIRIGGAGGFLGDSSTAAPQLLPHVDYLVLDYLAEVTLSLLARAQQKNPEGGYALDFTDWVWQDNLRALKERGVKIVTNAGGLNPRACRARMEAIAAEAGLSFKIAIVEGDDLRPRLAELSGDTEMDIGAPYPPAERVLSANAYFGAAPIAAALAAGADVVITGRVVDSALVLGALVHEFGWRFDQYDLLAAGSLCGHVLECGAQATGGLFTDWEDVPDWAHIGYPIAECAADGAFVITKAPNTGGLVVPAAVAEQIVYEVGDPQAYALPDVICDLSHVRVESAGPERVRVTGAKGRAPSGKYKVCTTHQDGWRVLSLMPVVGRDAARKAVRQSEAVLDRVEEMLRAKNMAPFRAKRIEALGAEVSYGAQSRALGTREVVCKVGVEHEYPEAFRYLAREFDSPTTSMSVGSTGWFGARPTPAPVMRVFSTLIDRARVSAFIDFGGDRREIPPTPAPPTQAPAKLSAGETAAPDPSWPRVPLIALAWARSGDKGDAFNIGVLARRPEYLPLIRAALTEATLGAFFAHEFEGAASPSITRYEWPGLDGLNFHLKQALGGGQMATLRLDALAKGKAQQLLDFEVPVPPAIAAALKGN, from the coding sequence GTGAAAACCATCCGCATCGGCGGCGCCGGCGGCTTCCTCGGCGATAGTTCCACCGCCGCGCCGCAGCTTCTGCCGCATGTCGATTATCTCGTGCTCGATTATCTGGCGGAGGTGACGCTCTCGCTGCTCGCGCGCGCGCAGCAGAAAAATCCCGAAGGCGGTTACGCTCTCGATTTCACCGATTGGGTTTGGCAGGACAATCTGCGCGCGCTGAAGGAACGCGGCGTCAAAATCGTCACCAATGCCGGTGGTCTCAATCCGCGCGCCTGCCGCGCGCGCATGGAAGCGATCGCGGCGGAAGCCGGCCTCTCGTTCAAGATCGCCATCGTCGAAGGCGATGATCTGCGTCCGCGGCTGGCCGAACTGTCGGGCGATACGGAAATGGACATTGGCGCGCCCTACCCGCCCGCTGAGCGCGTGTTGAGCGCCAATGCCTATTTCGGCGCAGCGCCGATCGCGGCAGCACTCGCGGCGGGCGCCGATGTGGTGATCACCGGGCGCGTGGTGGATTCCGCGCTCGTGCTTGGCGCGCTGGTGCACGAATTCGGCTGGCGTTTCGATCAGTACGATCTGCTGGCGGCAGGCTCGCTCTGCGGCCACGTGCTCGAATGCGGCGCGCAAGCAACCGGCGGCCTCTTCACCGATTGGGAGGACGTGCCGGATTGGGCCCACATCGGCTACCCGATCGCCGAATGCGCCGCCGATGGCGCGTTCGTCATCACCAAAGCGCCGAACACAGGCGGACTTGTCGTGCCCGCCGCTGTCGCCGAGCAGATCGTCTACGAAGTCGGCGATCCACAAGCCTACGCTTTGCCTGACGTCATCTGCGATCTTTCGCACGTGCGCGTCGAGAGCGCCGGCCCTGAGCGCGTGCGCGTCACCGGCGCAAAAGGGCGCGCGCCATCCGGCAAGTACAAGGTCTGCACCACCCATCAGGACGGCTGGCGCGTGCTATCGCTGATGCCCGTCGTCGGCCGCGACGCCGCGCGCAAGGCTGTGCGGCAAAGCGAAGCCGTGCTCGATCGCGTGGAGGAGATGCTGCGCGCGAAAAACATGGCGCCGTTTCGCGCCAAGCGCATTGAAGCACTCGGCGCGGAAGTGAGCTATGGCGCGCAATCGCGGGCGCTCGGCACGCGAGAAGTGGTCTGCAAGGTGGGCGTCGAGCACGAGTATCCGGAGGCTTTTCGGTACCTGGCGCGCGAATTCGACAGCCCCACCACCTCGATGTCCGTTGGCAGCACCGGCTGGTTCGGCGCGCGACCAACGCCAGCGCCGGTCATGCGCGTGTTCTCTACCTTGATCGATCGCGCGCGCGTTTCGGCCTTCATTGATTTCGGCGGCGATCGCCGCGAGATTCCGCCAACGCCAGCGCCTCCAACACAAGCGCCCGCCAAGCTCAGCGCCGGCGAGACAGCGGCGCCCGATCCGTCATGGCCACGCGTTCCGCTCATTGCGCTTGCCTGGGCCAGATCCGGCGACAAGGGCGACGCGTTCAATATCGGCGTACTCGCCCGCAGGCCCGAATACCTACCGCTCATCCGAGCAGCGCTCACAGAAGCAACACTTGGCGCATTCTTCGCACACGAGTTTGAAGGCGCGGCCTCGCCCTCCATCACCCGCTACGAATGGCCAGGTCTCGACGGGCTCAACTTTCATCTCAAGCAAGCGCTCGGCGGCGGCCAAATGGCGACGCTGCGGCTCGACGCGCTCGCCAAGGGAAAAGCCCAGCAGCTGCTCGATTTTGAAGTGCCTGTGCCGCCCGCAATCGCCGCGGCGCTCAAAGGGAACTGA